A genomic stretch from Pirellulales bacterium includes:
- a CDS encoding DUF4013 domain-containing protein, with translation MSISLADASIATVPVGSRGERPPGTEPASKSNGIWRVARGISSGTEYLFGCAALFVGLAILATLPVLQLMSLGYLLEAASRVARSGRITAGLIGIRKAARLGSIVLGTWLLLWPLRLVSLLSGSARLIEPDGGAERFWTVALWVLTVLFVMHVASVCWRGGRLRSFFWPRPVRFLRELRQPGAYAKARDAVWEFVRGLRLPHYFSLGLRGFVGGLAWLLVPITLLASGARAPLLGFLGGALLAIVVVYLPFAQVRFAVKNRLRAMFEVRAVRDHFRRAPLAFFVALLVTLASAIPLYLLKIEIIPREAAWLPSLVFVAFIFPARLLAGWAYGRSGRRTTPRHGIFRMAARLAMVPAAIAYAAIVYFTQFTSWYGLASLYEQHAFLLPVPFLDL, from the coding sequence ATGAGCATCTCGCTCGCCGATGCGTCGATTGCCACGGTCCCGGTGGGCAGCCGAGGCGAGAGGCCGCCAGGAACCGAGCCGGCGTCGAAGAGCAATGGGATCTGGCGCGTCGCGCGCGGGATCTCCTCGGGCACGGAATACCTTTTCGGTTGTGCAGCATTATTTGTCGGCCTGGCCATTCTGGCGACGCTTCCTGTTTTGCAACTGATGAGCCTGGGCTATCTGCTCGAGGCGGCCAGCCGCGTGGCGCGCTCAGGGCGCATCACCGCCGGCCTGATCGGCATTCGCAAAGCGGCGCGGCTGGGCAGTATCGTGCTGGGCACGTGGCTACTGCTTTGGCCGCTACGACTGGTGTCGCTTCTGTCGGGCTCGGCGCGATTGATCGAGCCTGACGGCGGCGCCGAACGGTTCTGGACCGTTGCCCTGTGGGTGCTGACGGTGCTCTTCGTAATGCACGTGGCGAGCGTTTGCTGGCGAGGCGGACGACTGCGTAGCTTCTTCTGGCCACGACCGGTGCGCTTTCTACGAGAGCTTCGACAGCCCGGCGCGTACGCCAAAGCGCGCGATGCGGTTTGGGAATTTGTGCGCGGATTGCGCTTACCGCACTATTTTTCGCTGGGTTTGCGCGGATTCGTAGGGGGCCTGGCATGGCTGCTCGTGCCGATTACCTTGTTGGCATCCGGTGCGCGGGCGCCGCTGTTGGGTTTTCTCGGCGGCGCTCTCTTGGCGATCGTGGTCGTGTACCTGCCGTTTGCACAAGTGCGGTTCGCGGTGAAAAATCGCCTGCGGGCCATGTTCGAAGTCCGCGCGGTGCGCGATCACTTCCGTCGCGCCCCGCTGGCGTTTTTTGTCGCACTGCTGGTCACGCTCGCGTCAGCAATCCCCTTGTACCTGCTGAAGATCGAGATCATCCCGCGCGAGGCTGCCTGGCTGCCCAGCCTGGTCTTCGTGGCATTTATTTTCCCTGCGCGCCTTCTGGCCGGCTGGGCCTATGGGCGCAGCGGGCGGCGGACGACGCCACGTCACGGCATTTTTCGCATGGCGGCGCGATTGGCGATGGTGCCGGCGGCGATCGCCTACGCGGCGATCGTGTATTTCACGCAATTCACCAGTTGGTACGGCCTCGCCAGCCTCTACGAGCAGCATGCGTTTCTGCTGCCGGTACCGTTTCTTGACCTGTAG
- a CDS encoding hotdog domain-containing protein, which translates to MKDTLHVGARGEASQRVVSAQLVSHYDPAGPPVFGSPFMLMLMEYAAFNALLPHLDAGEQSVGVGFEFEHLAATPAGAMVVAHAEVLEIDGQRVTFAIDAHDEQEIIGRGKHVRHVVAMERFLKRLRRKMNR; encoded by the coding sequence ATGAAGGACACGTTACACGTTGGCGCCCGCGGCGAAGCATCGCAGCGCGTCGTCTCGGCCCAGTTGGTAAGCCACTACGATCCCGCCGGGCCGCCGGTCTTTGGCTCCCCCTTCATGCTGATGCTCATGGAATACGCGGCCTTCAATGCGCTGCTCCCGCACCTCGATGCCGGCGAACAATCGGTGGGGGTGGGCTTTGAGTTCGAGCATCTGGCCGCTACGCCGGCCGGCGCGATGGTCGTGGCCCATGCCGAAGTGCTGGAGATCGACGGGCAGCGGGTCACCTTTGCCATCGACGCCCACGACGAGCAGGAGATCATCGGCCGGGGCAAGCACGTGCGGCACGTGGTCGCCATGGAGCGGTTTCTGAAGCGACTCCGACGCAAGATGAACCGTTGA